The Euphorbia lathyris chromosome 2, ddEupLath1.1, whole genome shotgun sequence genome includes a window with the following:
- the LOC136218630 gene encoding frataxin, mitochondrial, with the protein MASKLRSLRRLSTLLKPHSSYPSTSYSSKFHPKNPLLVEVSRALHYCSNTPEPRHPFAFSRSFCSPTFDLDSESQGPAAIDYRYLLSEDEFHKLADSMIHDLQEKFEEYGDSIQIDGFDIDYGNEVLTLKLGDLGTYVLNKQTPNRQLWLSSPVSGPSRFDWDRNAEAWIYRRTKANLLKVFENELGQLCGEPIKLV; encoded by the exons ATGGCATCGAAGTTGCGCTCTTTGAGAAGACTCTCAACACTTCTAAAACCTCACTCTTCATATCCTTCTACTTCTTACTCTTCAAAATTTCACCCGAAGAATCCTCTGCTTGTAGAGGTTTCAAGAGCTCTACATTATTGTTCAAACACTCCTGAACCTCGTCACCCTTTTGCTTTTTCTAGAAGCTTCTGCTCACCGACTTTTGATCTCGATTCTGAATCTCAAGGCCCTGCTGCCATTGATTATCG TTATCTTCTGAGTGAAGATGAATTTCACAAACTTGCTGATTCAATGATCCATGACCTTCAAGAGAAATTTGAG GAATATGGTGATAGCATCCAAATTGATGGTTTTGACATAGATTATGGG AATGAGGTTTTGACTCTCAAACTTGGGGATTTGGGAACATATGTCCTGAATAAACAAACTCCAAATCGACAACTTTGGTTATCTTCTCCTGTGAG TGGTCCATCTAGGTTTGATTGGGATAGGAATGCTGAAGCTTGGATTTATAGGAGGACAAAAGCAAATTTGCTGAAAGTTTTTGAAAATGAATTGGGGCAACTATGCGGCGAACCTATCAAACTTGTTTAG